The following are from one region of the Acidimicrobiia bacterium genome:
- a CDS encoding YifB family Mg chelatase-like AAA ATPase, producing MFASVTSVALVGVDPQPVRVEVHISASKPCLTVVGLPDTAIREARDRVRAALASSGYALPGRRVTVNLAPADLPKEGSAYDLPIALAVLAAAGQVPSGVGRVVALGELALDGGVRPARGGLAAGLLAKHKGLPCVVASESAAEAALGGCRRVFGVGSLAEAVSAALGELPDRPLLALPEEDVVPEVDMAEIRGQMLAKRALEVAAAGGHHLLMWGPPGSGKTMLARALPGILPDLTDGEALDVAQVWSASGRGRPSRTRPPFRSPHHTATVAAMVGGGSGIPVPGEVSLAHRGVLFLDELGEFPANLLDALRQPLEDQRVTVARKGATVQFPAALQTVGATNPCPCGFMGDRLVACRCSVSQLDRYRRRLSGPIIDRFDLRVPVPRIDRPSLLGPPGESSEAVKERVALARRRQVDRGSLNRALRRDRLDVQVWESGARHLLERAFDLQEISGRGFDRIRRVARTVADLAGSEVITEPHVAEALSYRGEWT from the coding sequence ATGTTCGCTTCAGTTACCTCCGTTGCCCTGGTTGGGGTTGACCCGCAACCGGTCAGGGTCGAAGTTCATATCAGTGCATCCAAGCCGTGCTTGACCGTTGTCGGGTTGCCCGATACGGCAATCCGGGAAGCCCGCGATCGGGTGCGAGCGGCGCTCGCATCTTCCGGCTATGCCCTACCGGGCCGGCGGGTGACCGTGAACCTGGCTCCGGCTGATCTTCCCAAGGAAGGTTCAGCGTATGACTTGCCGATTGCGCTGGCTGTTCTGGCCGCGGCGGGACAGGTGCCGTCGGGAGTAGGTCGTGTGGTTGCGCTTGGTGAACTGGCGCTGGACGGTGGGGTGCGACCGGCCAGGGGAGGCCTGGCTGCGGGTTTGCTGGCCAAGCACAAGGGACTTCCGTGCGTGGTCGCTTCGGAGTCGGCCGCAGAGGCAGCTCTGGGCGGCTGCCGCCGGGTCTTCGGGGTTGGTTCGCTGGCGGAGGCCGTATCCGCCGCGCTTGGTGAACTCCCGGATCGGCCGTTGTTGGCTTTGCCGGAAGAGGACGTGGTCCCCGAAGTCGACATGGCGGAGATACGGGGGCAGATGCTGGCGAAGCGGGCTCTGGAGGTGGCGGCCGCGGGTGGCCACCACCTTCTGATGTGGGGTCCGCCCGGGTCGGGTAAGACGATGCTGGCGAGAGCATTGCCGGGGATCTTGCCGGATCTCACCGATGGTGAGGCGCTCGATGTTGCGCAGGTGTGGTCGGCGTCCGGTCGCGGACGACCATCCAGGACCAGACCGCCGTTCCGGTCACCGCATCACACAGCGACGGTGGCGGCCATGGTGGGGGGTGGCAGTGGAATCCCGGTGCCCGGCGAAGTGTCCCTGGCCCACCGCGGTGTGCTGTTCCTCGACGAGTTGGGCGAGTTTCCGGCCAACCTCCTCGATGCGCTTCGGCAACCGCTGGAAGACCAGCGCGTCACTGTTGCGCGCAAGGGTGCCACCGTGCAGTTCCCGGCCGCTCTCCAGACTGTGGGGGCTACCAACCCGTGTCCCTGCGGCTTCATGGGCGATCGTCTGGTTGCGTGCCGCTGTTCGGTTTCGCAACTGGATCGGTACCGTCGCCGCCTCTCCGGGCCGATAATCGATCGTTTCGATTTGCGGGTTCCGGTTCCCCGGATTGATCGTCCGTCATTGCTGGGACCCCCCGGCGAGTCGAGCGAAGCAGTGAAGGAGCGGGTAGCCCTGGCGCGACGGCGCCAGGTCGATCGAGGGTCGCTGAATCGCGCTCTCCGGCGCGATCGATTGGACGTCCAGGTTTGGGAGTCCGGTGCCCGACACCTGCTGGAGCGAGCTTTCGATCTTCAGGAGATCTCCGGGCGCGGGTTCGACCGAATTCGGAGGGTGGCTCGCACCGTCGCTGATCTGGCCGGGTCCGAGGTAATCACGGAACCACATGTCGCAGAAGCGCTCTCCTATCGGGGGGAATGGACATGA